A segment of the Doryrhamphus excisus isolate RoL2022-K1 chromosome 7, RoL_Dexc_1.0, whole genome shotgun sequence genome:
TCCCAATAAACCTCCACCACAACCACGTGTTTGCACACACAGAGATATATACACTAAATACTCACTTAATACTGATAGCTCGAGTTGCTGGCTACATGTACTCATTGACATAAATTCACATGTTCTGCCCCACAGTTAAAATGATATCTATGACCTAAACCTGTTCAAAACCTTCATCACTGCGGGTGGTGAGGATTGCCTCAACCAGCTCTGTGTTTACAATTTCTCCCGCCTCCATGCCTGCCAAAATCACATTACCTCGTGAGCTGGATTTGAGAGATTGCAAGATCACACGAAAATGGGAAAACCACATGAGAATCCTGGCTCTGACTGGAAGTAGAGTCTGAGCACACGACAACATTTGCTGTCACTGCCTGGTATTTATCCTCATTTCACCCCATATATGATATCCATAAACATGAGTCACTTGGAATATGATATTAAATCGTGGAACAGGCTCATAGGGAGTGAAAATGATGTTTTTGCATGCATCCTGACTGACAAAGGCTCAGTTGGCTTTCATAGAAAGTCTGGATCAGACATCAATGGGAACAGTGATCAATTCTGAGCCACTTAAATCCCATTTCTAAGTTCCGGGCTTAGCTTGAGATGTACCCTTCACAAACTGCAGGCGGGTGTTGCATTGAAAGTTATTTTCCACGCTGAAAATGATAAGCGATAGTTGAGTTCAAAGCGTTTTGCTCAATTCCTTGGCCTTGACCAATCATCACCCGCAGATATTTCACTCAATGAATCTGAATTAGGGCTGGAAGTTGGGTTGTTGAAGTTTTATTTCCATTAGTCATAGTGACACTTACTGCTACGTATCTGAGCATCAGGCCACTGGGTGACCCGCTGCTTGGAGAGCCCTAGCTGGCAGCCATGAAATTGCTGGGTTCAAACCGGGTGGGGGGCGTGGAATGAGCAGTGCTTGTTGTTCCAAAGCCCTCCGAAAGCAAGATTAGAGGCCTGGCAGTAAACTTTGACCCTGCGATTTAATATTGCTCCATGTTGGTTCCCAGCCCTTGTGGAGAGTGACAGGAGCAAACCTATACTTGCGCCGTGAACCAGGTCAGTTGCCGAGGATTAGTGTGATATGTGTTTATGCTTGGTTCGGGATCAGGCACTGGGAGTAACAGCTCCTGCCCTGCTCTGGCTTTTTTTGTGCATAGAGGACCTTTGTCAACCAAGTGCTGCCTAGCGGCTTTAAAACCTTGCATAGTCGTCGGCTTTGTGACCACTCTCTCCTGGTACCTAGATAAATCTCCCCTACCTCTACAGTACATCAAACCTGACAAACAGCAGGACCCCTGTGATGAGGTTATGTAAGCTCGGATCAGGTCGCCACAGCTTTCCCTAAAGTTACTTCAAATACAATGCCATGTCAGAGGCTAGAGATTCCATACAAGGCTGAAATGTTTGTCCCTTTGGCTGAGCATATCAAATCTCcaacccgccccccctccccttctgaTGATCACAAGGCCGCTCTGGGTTTCACTATTTCAAACAGTCAGAATGGAGCATGCCGACGCCACACACAAGAATGAAAAGACAAAGGCTAGACTCGGACTGATTATCTTCATGCATCTTCACAtgagcaaaaatgcattttttttttttacgtttacaCGAACGTGACTAAGCAGATCCAAGATCAGTTGTGATAAAAACTCTCATTGCAGGATTTCTACTCTTCAGTGGAGATTCATTTCAAGTGTTTGTTTCTGAGCGTGGTAGTGTGTCATCCTGAGAATTCCTCTTCCACCCACTCGCCTCCCCAGACTTCTTCAGCCTGACGCCTCGCTATATTTCTCACTCATATTCACAAACGCCAATGACTAACCTTATTTTCGCCGTCGTACGTAGGCCGGCAGAAACGTTTAACTCAATTAAAGGCTCACCTTAAGATGAAGCGTTGGGCTTGTGTAATCCTCCGCTTTAGGCGAGAGAACTGAATTCACTTCACAGGCTCCCTGTTACCTCTCTTATCACGGTAAAAAAAAGCCTCCcactcattttttaaaaatgtatgtcaCATCCTCTGCACAGAATGAATCTACTATGTGCGTCACAGCTGCAGTGTAAGAGCACGGTGATGTGGGATCTCTCATTTATAAATGGGTTAAATAAACACTCGTAAAGTACACTTTTTGAGCGCTGAGGTAGTATGTAAATATAGCTGATGAATGGAAAGGAGGTCAGGGAGTCACAGAAGCGGGGGAATCACACAAATCCTGTGTCCCGAGAGCAGCTGAGGCCTTTTGCACATTCCTCTGGATGATGGCACCACCACCGGGCCAATTAGTGGCTGCTGTCCAACAAGAGGGGTCCTATCTGAAAGTACTTGACTTAAATCAGCTGACATGTAGCCCCCCTTCaaacactaacatgtttttctcCCGAGGAATGGTCGTAATAGCATCTAGTTATACCTGCACGTTCCCACTCTTAAATGACTCATAAATGCATCATTTTCAGCACCACGTCCTGCAAATCTAAAGATTGTCTCACTAGGTACCTCTACAAAGAGGTGATTTGGTCTTCTTAGCCCTGTGGTCCATTTCAGAGCAACTACATACCAATGTTATTATCTCAAATGATAGGTTTTCTCCACATTGGGAAGAGAAAACAGGTGGTTCAAATCTGTTGTTACAGCGACACATCCAGCTGGACAAACGCAGCAAGGCCTGATTTTATTGCGACTTCATGTAAACTCAAATCATCATCGCCGTGATCCTGCAATTGCTTCCTTTAAAAGGGTCTTATTCTAAATTTCCTTTAGCCTGGAGGTATTGCAGCAAGACCGGGTTGCCTTCCCTTTGCAtttgaaaagaataaaaaaggcTCCTCATTTTCCCCCCTTTTCTGGGGAATGTGAACACCCAAAGAATGTTAGAAGGAAATTCCATGAGGAGAAGATAACAAGCAGGGTCAGTTTTAGTTGTGTCTGCGGCTGCCAGGCTGTGGGCAGCAGGTGAACCTTGTAGAGGACTCTCTTATGCAGGACCCGCACGTCTGCTTCGGCTCTATTTACCCGCTTAACATCGCTCCAGGTCTTGCTTCAACACTGATCCCCATATAGAAGCCAAACACTGTACATGTTACTCTGCTATGACCAATACTTTATGACATTATTACCTCCAAATCAAACTCAAAATGTTCCCTTTAGTGTTTTTCCCTTATTTGTCCCGCTTGGCAAACAGCAGTACTGCAGAAAATCGGATAAACGGATTACCAGTAGTGCCAACCTGGTCCTGAAATTATCTATCCTTTAATGCCTCTTGCTGGCCGGGACGGCGTGTTGTATGACGAAGTAAAGGGGAAAAGCTCAAAAGTTGAATGCACCATGGAATGTAACTGTTTGTCTGCAATCATCTGAAAAGTTGTTGACCAGCTATTtcacatctctctctctctctctctctctctctctctctctctctctctctctctctctctctctctctctctctctctctctctctctctctctgcagtcATTCGCGCTAAAGTGGTGGGCAAGAAGCTCCTGAGAGATGGACCGTTTGGAACGATGCGCTACACCGTCAAGCAAATGAAGGTGAGAGGATAATCGACAGTGATTTTAAAAGTCTGTTGTCATGTTTCATCAGTCCTATTCAACAAAATGTTAAACATCAATTTCACCCAAAGGTTAAATCGTGAAATAATTTTGTGTGGTTGATTGATGCTGTTGTTGAAAAATCACGTCACTTCCTATATTGTTACGTAAGGCTGCATATTTCTCATAGATCCTGACACCGGCCCACTGCTTAAACAGGAGCCAGGCTGTAGGATTATAGGGCTTTGCAGGCATTACATCTCAAccaaactcctcatgtaaacaatCCAACATACAGACCATCAGTTCAAACACAGACAAATGCATTAAATGGCCTTTTCCTTccacactggagggattatgcGCTGGATTTTGACCTCtcggtttatttatttgtattccaGTCTGCTGATCCCCCCCCCATGTAGTCAGATTAAGCATGCATAGCTTCCCAAATTTAAACAAATCTGATGAGAAAAATGCCATCCAAACTTACGGTGCTTAAGTAACAGTTTGTTCTGGGAGCGTTGAGTCTAAACAAGGATTTCCTGTTGTTCCCAGACAAATAAATTGCACCGGAGAAACGTCAACAGTTCTCAGGGCAAACACTGACTCTGCATACCTGAGCTAAATAGAGAGAGCTGAGGTCCACGGCTTAGCAATGAATATGAGGACAGATTGCCAACACAGCATCAAAGTCGAAGCACATTACACGACATAATCGTGTTATCTATGATTTGGTCAGGGCAGAGCACTAATACTCACGTCTCACACAAGGCATTCCTTAAGGAATGTCATCTGAGAAAGCCGACATGCGGAATTTCATGCTGGATTATTTATGTGGGGGCTAAGTAAAGGCTGCAGTGCCAGGGAGAGGGTACGGCATGGCACATGTTTTATTGTGgcgttttttcccccattttcctACAGATGTACAAGGGCTTTGAAAAAGTGCAGCATGTGCAGCATATTTACACTGACGCATCAGAAAGCTTGTGTGGCGTCAAGTTTGACATCAACAAGTACCAGTACCTGATCACAGGTAAGATGATTTTAGATATTTAACATGGAATGTTATTTTGGGGTAACCCATTGGATCATTGGGGTGACTCTATATGCAATGAAGTGGTCAGACACTATTACATTATTAGGTTTGGCTTCTTGGTGAGAAATTCCTATCTGAGATAATTCCATGCGCCCCaatttgtgggaacagttttgGTAATGCAAGGTCCAAAGATGCATGCATTTCACACCTTCTGGATGAACTAAAACAGATAAAAGAGAGACCCTGTGGGCTTTGACTGCTTCTGGAAGTATATTACacgtaaatctttttttttttaatccagagGCATCAAAGGATGACACACTTAACTTTTTTGTTCCTGTTGGTTAATGGCAGATGTGTCTTTATACAccctatggcaggggtgggcaaatattttgactcgtgggccgcatttagttaacaaaattgtccaggggggccagaacatatatttaacacacacacactattttatgcttataattttccttgaattatttgtttgtctaatttaatctgtaaaagtgttatactatcagctgtatgttctcatgtcccttttttcaggagcactttaaacaccagaccacatcaaactatgtcatttaattttacaggttttgttgtttttttgtttgttttttttactaaataagacatccgacttgcaagtcatgttgccagtttgtatgttaaaagttgaaatacttagaaagcaactggtgggctggattcaaacgcttggtgggccacatgtggcccccgggccatagtttgcccatccctgccCTATGGGGTGTCCTATTTTTGACTGTAAATTACATTAATGGGGCCCCCTATGGGTTTTGTTTTGGAGataaatggtcaatgacttatgggCAAGCCCTGCCCTAACCACACCTCTAGAGACAATTTGGTTAATGgcggcagtgttttttttctggctgAAATTTACAGTCAGTCCGCTGAATGTGTGTACCAAATTATGTGGTGATTTGGCTAAACACACTCAACTGTAACATACAGTTTTATGGAGCTGTGTGGAAAAATTTCCATTTCATCTGACTTATGTTGTCAAATATAACAGTGTTACGCGGTGCATGCATTGACATAGCTTCTCCATGTTGCATTCACTGAATCAGGAGTATAAGTACCCCATGTATAGGTACACCATGTCTGCAGATTGGTGATGTGTCGGTCAACAGATTTTAAATTGACAGTATTGATTGAGTATATGATATTTAACTAAACTGAGTACAACCTACTCTAATAAACAATATCATTTCCACTCAAGTTGACACATCCTCTGAGgacaggatgttttttttggggggcggggggtatcCAATGGCTCAGCCAGCAGCAAACTGTTTTCAGTCCCACAACTTATAATTACAAGCCAGCAGGAAGCAACTGGTTTCCAGTGTATTTTACGAGTTGCTATTTCCAACAGAAGTGCAGTTTACTTTGGACCCTGCGGTGCTCTGCATATATAACCATCGCTAAGCTCTGACctgtaaatactgtaactaCATCACACGGCGCGAGTGAACAAGCCGTCGGGTTGCCAAGCGATGGCTGCGATGTTTTTCCGGGCCGGGGTGCGAGTGACATCACTGCAGCTCTCACGGTGTCTATATTAAGTCGTGTAGGCAAATTAAAGACACTCGGGCATGTGAGAGGGCCGTCTTCAGCTTTCTTTGATGGGACCGGTATTTTAGGAGCGTGTCACACGCTCAACACGATGTTAGACGTCTGCAAGTGACTCCATTAACCTCTGTGCGCGCCGAGCAGGAGGTTCACAGGGATTGAAGGGGAAAATATATGTGAACTGTCAAATTCCTGCATGGTGAAAACATGGTGACATACGTGTGACATACCCTGATGTTCCCGGGTGCTTGCGGGCTGCTATAGACTAGCGCACCTGTCTCAGGAGTCAGTAAGCTGCAAACAGTCCATGTTGACAAAAATAGACACGCGGTGACCTTTGGATATTCAGAAATAGGGGTGATGGTTTAATTGGGCTTACTGTGTGAGATTGTTTTACCACGCATGAATGAATTGGTACCTTGGGGCGGAAATTCCAAAATGTAGTGttgcatacaaaatattttggcAATTAATGACAAAAGTTGCGTATTGCGTATTAATGAGGTAACCCCCCCATGGGTTGTGCTCAAAAGGCTTATGACGACATCCAACcgtacatgtaaaaaaatagttttataaTCATACAAATGGTCAGTGACTAATAAGTCACTCAAATTGTATATGATTGCCAGTCCTCGAACAGTGTGTACCAAATATTGTGGTCACATGGACATACATATCATATACGTGCAGTTTTTTGTGGCTCTGTTTGCTTAGCATGGCGAGCATAGTATTCAATGCTGCATACCACACATGGCTGCACGGCTGCTGCAGACTCATCGTCGTCTCCTGTTTACTACCAAAGGAAAAAACACCAGCTCAAATTTTCAAATCATCTTAAAAGCAACACCATACACTTTCATCAACTAATCAGCACACCTCCACTGAGACTTAGCCACACCATAATACTTCAAAATTCATCTCCaaaacagctttttttaaaGAGCTTGTGATTGACCAATTTCCTTGTATTTTCTCAGGGCGAGTGTATGATGGCAAGGTTTACACGGGACTGTGCAACTTCAATGAGAGGTGGGAGCGCCTGTCATTGGCTCAGAAGAAAGGCATCAACCACCGTTACCAGCTGGGCTGCAACTGCAGGGTGAGTGGAAACCAGTATCCAATGCCTGGCAAGGACACCTTCTGTAATAAGTTAAAATACTTCAAATAACCTTCAAGAGGAAAAGTATCCTGCATCTGTTTACACTACCGCTGAGTATTGGTGGATTATTACAATGACCCACTTGTTCCTAGCATGGGTCAGCACCTGTGAACAGCATGTTCTTAAAAGAAAGGGGCCCCCaaccatcaatcaatcaatctttGGCTACGCTGTGACTCGCCAAGGCACAAACATCATCCGAAATTAAATGTGCCTCCGCATTCTTCACCAAATGATTAACTGTGCTAGAACGTTTCTAAGATGATTCCTCCAAAGCAGGAAGTTGCACCAACCTTTAGACCTTCATTAGACTTCATTTGGCTCATTCAGATTTCAAATAAGAGCATATTTTTGCAGCTGGTGACTTTCTGTCAATAAATAGCGTTTCCGATCATTACCTCCGTGAGAGGTTACACGATGTGAATCGTCCTATGCATGCTTTTTATGCAAACACCTGGAGGCTGGATGCATGAGAACCTTGAACAGAATAATTTGGGATTGACAAAAACATCAGAACCTTAGAGTAAAATGCCCATCATGTGAGGCATGAACAGACATGttttgtgcgttctaaagatataaaaacagataaaaagagacagcccTCTATAAACCCTTCTGAAAAAAACTCCAACCTCCATAATGTTACCTACATATATACGAAGATACAGCGACatggttattattatggttattaacACAATAATGTTACGCCAAAGAACTACTTTACTTTACACAAGCGagcgactagcttcaccacacactcgtTCATACTGCGTCAGGCCTCTATAGAAAGGTAACTCTACATATTGGGAGTATTTAAAACTACCAAAGTACGGCAATGTATAATATGTTATAATGAATGTACTTGTTACTGCATGGTtacagcatggatataaaatgataaaacatttttgtgagGCGTTTTAATTCTTGGTGGATTAGGTGTGCCCCATTAGATGCATTGATGAGCTAcctatttttatctgtttttatatctttcaaacacagaaaagagaaaggtttgtggatgatgggcatgAGTTTTCCTCTGAGTTAACGCTCATTTAGTAATCCACTACTCAACGAGCACATTATTTTCTCgcaaaaagtgccaatctgCTGCTTAGGAAATGTATCAACTTCAACCTCCATTAATTTCAAGTTAAACTGTTGACATTTCTGTCTCTGCAGATTAAGCCCTGTCACTACCTGCCCTGCTTTGTGACCTCAAAGACAGAGTGCCTCTGGACGGACATGTTGTCCCACTTCGGCTATCCTGGCTACCAGTCCCGACACTACGCCTGCATCCAGCAGAAGGAGGGCTACTGCAGCTGGTATCGGGGCATGAATGCCCGCGATAAAACTGTCATCAACACAACTGACCCCTGAACCCGAACAAACCCTGCCTGAGCAATCGCATTGCTTCTTCCCCCTTTTGACTCCATCTAGCCCCTTTTAGCCGCTATAGTATTACAGGACTCAGTCCCGCATTTAAGGGCAAAAAAAGACATCAAATCCATTGCAGTGCCTGTTTGGTAGCACTTCTGAttgaattgttttattgttgtacAGAACGCCCAGTTGAAGTGTTATTCCCAGATTATAACTCAAATATTCCTATGGGGTTCGGTGGTGTTGAAAAGGCAACATAGTCTTTCTTTAAAGGCTAATAGGAATGCATGACATAGATCTCCACCTCTAATGGGATCTTCGGAAGAAAAATACAAGCTCGGAAAACATCATTCAATGATTCAATGAACAACCAGCAATCAGCCTTCCATTATGGACAGCAGCTTTCCAGTACATTAGCCATATTCTACAGATCATGTGCCAATGTGAGGTATGGCGCCTCTTATTTTGGCttcaatcattttaaaaaagaaatgccTGTTACAGTGCAGACGCACAGAAAAGCTCACGTTGTCCTGAGATggttatattttgttttgtattgtacATAAGCTACAGAAATCAACTCAGCTGAAACCTCtgtgatacatttatttatgtgtttattgGATCAGACGCTAGATTTGCTGTGGATGtctacataaatatatatatataaacatatacgtatatatatatatatattaaacataaaaatacagtcCTGAATGAAGGACCAGCATCTCCAAGTTGAATATCGTGGTTCTTCTTTTTGTGATTATAATTTCCTTGTCTGGTACTCTTCACAAACCAATCAATTATACGCAGAGGTTTCAAATAGTGAgatattttttatctttttgtaTTTAACTATATCAAatggacacatacagtatatgaaagtAACAATATTATCACTAAATTCATTCTTCCTCAGCtgctttttcttattttctcttccCAGAGCAGTATCTTCGGTTCATTCCATGAAACTGATAAGGCACAGATTTGTCTCCAAAAGGGAGGAACAGCCCTATCACCACTAATAAAGCATTACACTAAATGCTTTGACCACAAAGATTCATTTGTgtcaaactttcaaaagttgcATGAGAAGATATACTGATGCCGTTATCAGAGTTTTATTGCAGACAAAATGAGCGACCTTCAACCGCCAACAAATCCACTTAAAGCTGTCCTCTCTTCTGTCTTAAATTGTGGTGATAAGGCTCTTCCTCCAGCTGAAGTGTTTGCGTGTCCCACATTTCTGTAAATATACTGTTTCAAGTTTGAtctttatggaaaaaaaaatccaatcaaGGAAACTGTGTACAGTCTGTGTGCAAACGCTGTTTCCTTAAGTGTggcaattttatatttttatattaaatatttaataaatgtgtgcTTTTGGCTGATTTGTTGACATAAAAGGACAAGGAACTTACCATCTGCATGTGGTTGGCATAGAAGGTTTGTTCATTCAAGGGGAATTTCTCAGCACCGAGTGAGTGGTAGAGCTTAATCATCTGAGAAAACTGCAAGACAAATGCAGAATTGTCTCATTAAAGCAAACATATCTTGAAATCAGGGGTGTTGAAActtcatacagaaaaaaaagcaaaaaaaggatGAAGGGGCCACGTTGATACAATGTAGGTCTATACATGCTAAGATATCCCCTTCTTAGCTTTGCAAAAGTAAGTAATGAGTAACCCctgatttaaaatgtataagCAACAAGACCGTGGCTGGCAATGGTATTGTGAATCATTCAGCTGCAGAGTCATTCATAGTGGCTGTGGAGGTCACCTGTGTTGCAAGAGAGACAGGTGTTCCAGCTCAATTCAAACACCCAAATAAATCAGTCAGAGGCAGCTGCTGAGGGAACGGAGAAGGTTAAAGTAGAGCAAAGAGGGCTGCTAATAATTGACTTACCACCCAAGGCTTGCTGCAGAAGTTGtagatggagaagatggagttGATACTTGGGACGCCGCCAAAATGCAAGCCAATGACCAGGTTCCTGAAGTCCTCTCCTGGGACCATGCTGTAGGCATGCTGGCGAATCAGGACAAAGTCCGGTTTGATGGACCTGCACACAGACGCAGATGTGGAACACATCATTGACTCTGCTTTACTAACTTGCAGTGTTTGGTCAGCTTGGAAATTAGCACCATTTAATTAGCCCTTGTTACTTCAGGCATGCCTCAAAGTTCTATCCCAGGACCCTTCCTTTTCATCATCTACCTTCTCCCTCTCGCAAATATCTTACATGAATTCAGCATCCAGCTGCAcagtgtccgagtggttagcatgcaggtctcacagctaggagacccgagttcatttccacccttggccatctctgtgtggagtttgcatgttctccccgtgcatgcgtgggttttctccgggtactcccgtttcctcccacaatccagaaacatgctaggttaattggcgactccaaattgtccataggtatgaatgtgagtgtgaatggttgtttggctatatgtgccctttgattggctggcgaccagtgcacagtgtaccccgccttgaAAGGCGCttgcaaataaaatgcatttctgttattattgttatcgcCAATGACATTTATGTTCAACACAGATTTTGCTTCATGTCTCAGCCATGGTGGCGGACAGCCAACAGCTCTGTCAGCACATTAATACACCGCATCTGGACCTGTGTCCACACTCGGCAGCTCTATTATACACCAGCTGTGCCTGAGCTGAAGGGGTGAAGAAATGCCTGTGAGAGCACCTAATCTTTTTGGACTATCTATCCAATTAACACAACCTAATCCTCCCTAACAAATTGCTCTGGGCTAAGGGCCAAGGAACCCGTCAGGTACCTGGAGGTCTCGTTTAAACCCTCACCTCCTTCAATGGAAAAGAAGAAATTCACTTTGGCAGTAGTGAAGTTTGTTCCGGTACAGGTAACACAAACATGTGCATGGATTTTAGTCAATTTGATAATGTGATAGTGTATACCACAGAAACAGAggacatgaaatgaaaatatgcatgtatgtacatgAGCGTACACAGCGTGATCTCAGGCTGATGACTGCCATTACAGACGGGCTCTTGAAACGACTATAAGTGTTATGTTTGACAGGACGGCTCAGAGGAGATCGGTCCTCAGTGTCGCTCGCCAGCCGCTGCATTCAGTCATGGAGGCTGCAAACCCGTTATTAATACTGGATGGAACTGGTCCTTGAGGGTAGCAAACCAAAACAGCTTCGAGTGCTGCATCATTGGAACTGCCAGTTCCCACTGCTCTCTGCTGTGGAAGGCTTTTCAAGTGGCCCTGTAACAGCTTTGTACATGGAAAATGTAAGAAGACGTTGTCGAGGATTGTGAGCCATTAACGTCTGCCGGTGGGTGACACGTTTATGCTTTACCATCCAAATTGCTCACCTCCTCACTCTCTCATACTTGATATGCTAATCTGGCTTTTAAATGGGTTATTAGTGGTGAAATAAAACTTGAGAACAAGACTGTGTAGATCTGGATAGGTTGGTGATAAGGCTGGTGCTCTTATAGAGCAGTGGTCTCCAAAGTGGGGTCTGTGTACCCCCAATTGCCATAGGGgctacgtgaataaaaatgaaaaagttgttccttgctctgtgtgcaacaaataagtaagtctgaatgattactttgtgcattaagagttaCTTGCACAATAGCACCTTCAAGCACTTGTTGCAGGTAGCTGAGTCTGCATTAATTTAGCACAGACGTGAAAAACCAATGGCTATTTCATCTTTAAGACTTGACACAGAGTTTCAGTATGCATCCCCAGTaaagaaaacatccaaaaacGTACCTTATGATTCATAATGTTCACAGTAAATGATCCCACCCAAAACAGGCCAGCTCCTCTTGTGTGAAGAGACCCACTGAAGTTTAGCATCATTTTGTGGTGGCCTGAATATAGGACTTGTTGTAATTGTGGCTGTGGCTCCAGGCCCCGTGGCACCA
Coding sequences within it:
- the LOC131131872 gene encoding metalloproteinase inhibitor 3-like; this encodes MQSVYQHLISLLFVFSSLQLQQLTEGCSCALTHPQDAYCNSDIVIRAKVVGKKLLRDGPFGTMRYTVKQMKMYKGFEKVQHVQHIYTDASESLCGVKFDINKYQYLITGRVYDGKVYTGLCNFNERWERLSLAQKKGINHRYQLGCNCRIKPCHYLPCFVTSKTECLWTDMLSHFGYPGYQSRHYACIQQKEGYCSWYRGMNARDKTVINTTDP